A single region of the Octopus bimaculoides isolate UCB-OBI-ISO-001 chromosome 6, ASM119413v2, whole genome shotgun sequence genome encodes:
- the LOC106873754 gene encoding uncharacterized protein LOC106873754: MGRKKETPVTQKLKTLKGSPDIVLDADSPKTEKPQVVKRSSSRVRKIQSNFSEITQNKTTKASSTMAILNTDMPKEVTSELSPKMFYSKRRSSRSVKSVGKGDSTSNIPSRVTQAKKTIPLNENDEDLKETDDAVAGISPKSFYSRSRKRSQVQPVPKDLSKKLKQTEKPIGSRRSSTKQQFGELVAEQIPNELSNNSKDKKLFPVAEVLESVVNDDCAISKSVASKQTRVSRIKNNSSKVPDGIASTKKAPEMTVKKRSLRISTNTPIQTSSKATVSKRKNSGLTIAEIVAEVSTEGASGLKSSSSNIKTDSSTSSVKSSDAAEEGKPNLGGSLNTASAGNCTSKNTKRKTPKKSLSKKASGSAESEWDKSLLLVTDELDSSKNVYDFEEFQVGSSQGSGRKSTSRQNTNSGLQSSMDKKLSVKKMAAIKAVFNDKKKKIPTGSKKAKVNKTTKKVQPSKNNLGKHIAVNKAVPVNGNWDQTEECKVPVVDKMSVTPADQLLNGVVSFREIEKVKAKKHIENKIVSKINPSTNRQGAMTVTAESGSIWPGLNVAVPTKYTQLKRSPMEGPPAPDIRKVQQTVLPKCLPPILKNTASDKKIGAKKPQFPASGSSKKQIVECDNPGLILNNPPPIGDTNNHIDLFTYPVPITKKRKVKTDQSGKLKENKGTPSKGFMDFLYAGSVKRYLKPLKQPVPEKPETSPAAVMLPKFLTTDTSTPNTSLVTDNVPAAKDFGADTFCISPVKEFQSPASMRTYAHVSRRSSLQSLFTSRINGDHCIDGNSVLQEKKNCKSKVKNKEPVQKNGEMEKWAERMSDEFDEIENFELSIEE, from the exons ATGGGTCGGAAGAAAGAAACACCGGTCACACAAAAGTTGAAAACTCTGAAGGGATCACCTGACATTGTTCTGGATGCAGATAGTCCCAAAACAGAAAAACCTCAAGTTGTAAAGCGCAGTAGTAGTAGGGTTCGCAAAATTCAGTCAAATTTTTCTGAGATAactcaaaacaaaacaaccaaagcAAGTTCTACAATGGCCATTTTAAATACAGACATGCCCAAGGAAGTTACTTCTGAATTATCCCCCAAAATGTTTTACAGTAAGAGACGGTCAAGTAGATCTGTTAAATCTGTTGGTAAGGGTGACAGCACATCTAATATTCCAAGCCGTGTAACTCAGGCTAAGAAGACAATTCCTTtgaatgaaaatgatgaagatttGAAGGAAACTGATGATGCTGTGGCTGGAATTTCTCCCAAGTCATTCTATAGCAGATCTAGGAAGCGCTCACAAGTACAGCCTGTGCCTAAGGATCTTAGTAAGAAACTGAAGCAAACAGAAAAACCCATTGGCTCAAGGCGTTCAAGTACCAAACAGCAATTTGGTGAACTGGTAGCAGAACAAATTCCTAATGAACTTAGCAACAATTCCAAAGATAAAAAATTGTTTCCTGTTGCTGAAGTTTTAGAATCGGTTGTGAATGATGATTGTGCTATCAGCAAAAGTGTGGCTTCAAAACAAACTAGAGTTAGCAGAATAAAGAATAACAGTTCTAAAGTCCCTGATGGCATTGCATCAACAAAAAAAGCCCCTGAAATGACTGTTAAAAAAAGGTCTCTCAGAATTTCAACAAATACTCCAATACAAACCAGCTCTAAAGCCACAGTatcgaaaagaaaaaattctGGTTTAACAATTGCTGAAATTGTTGCTGAGGTGTCTACTGAAGGGGCCAGTGGATTAAAATCATCCAGTTCTAACATAAAGACTGATTCTTCTACTTCATCAGTCAAGAGCAGTGATGCTGCGGAAGAAGGGAAACCAAATCTAGGTGGTTCTCTGAACACTGCTTCTGCTGGGAACTGTACTTCAAAGAATACAAAAAGGAAAACCCCAAAGAAATCCTTGTCGAAAAAA GCATCTGGTTCAGCTGAAAGTGAATGGGACAAATCTCTTCTACTTGTAACTGATGAATTGGACTCCAGTAAAAATGTGTATGACTTTGAAGAATTTCAAGTGGGATCATCCCAAGGTTcaggtagaaaatctacttcCCGACAAAATACTAACAGTGGACTCCAAAGTTCAATGGACAAAAAATTATCTGTGAAGAAAATGGCAGCAATAAAAGCTGttttcaatgacaaaaagaaaaaaattcccacAGGCTCAAAGAAGGCAAAAGTGAATAAAACTACTAAGAAAGTACAACCAAGCAAAAATAACCTTGGTAAGCATATTGCTGTGAATAAAGCTGTTCCAGTAAATGGAAACTGGGATCAAACTGAGGAATGCAAAGTTCCTGTTGTTGATAAAATGTCTGTCACACCTGCAGACCAGTTACTTAATGGGGTTGTCAGTTTTAGGGAAATAGAGAAAGTAAAGGCAAAGAAacacatagaaaataaaattgtatcaaaaattaaccccagtacaaaTCGGCAGGGTGCTATGACTGTTACTGCTGAATCCGGTTCTATTTGGCCTGGTTTAAATGTGGCTGTACCAACAAAGTATACGCAGTTGAAACGGTCACCAATGGAGGGACCACCTGCTCCTGACATTCGAAAGGTGCAGCAAACAGTGTTGCCAAAATGTCTACCTCCCATTTTAAAAAACACTGCTTCTGATAAGAAAATTGGTGCTAAGAAACCCCAATTccctgcatcaggttccagtaaAAAGCAGATTGTTGAGTGTGATAATCCTGGATTGATTTTAAACAATCCTCCACCTATTGGAGACACTAACAACCACATTGATCTTTTCACCTATCCTGTACCTATCactaaaaagagaaaagtaaagacTGATCAAAGTGGAAAGTTAAAAGAGAACAAGGGAACTCCTTCGAAAGGTTTCATGGACTTCTTGTATGCTGGCAGTGTGAAACGTTACTTGAAACCTTTGAAGCAACCAGTTCCTGAAAAGCCGGAGACATCTCCTGCAGCGGTCATGTTGCCAAAATTTCTCACTACAGACACCTCAACACCAAATACATCTTTGGTTACTGACAATGTACCTGCTGCAAAGGATTTTGGAGCAGACACTTTTTGTATTTCACCTGTTAAAGAATTTCAGTCACCTGCATCGATGCGCACATATGCTCATGTCTCACGTCGCAGTAGTTTACAATCTCTCTTCACATCACGCATTAATGGAGATCATTGTATTGATG GGAATAGTGTattgcaagaaaagaaaaattgcaagtcaaaagtaaagaataaagaacCTGTCCAAAAG aatGGAGAAATGGAAAAGTGGGCTGAACGCATGAGTGATGAATTTGATGAAATTGAGAACTTTGAGCTAAGTATTGAGGAATAA